The following proteins come from a genomic window of Anopheles ziemanni chromosome 3, idAnoZiCoDA_A2_x.2, whole genome shotgun sequence:
- the LOC131285891 gene encoding uncharacterized protein LOC131285891 has protein sequence MGESVSEISNICRFCLSQDGLIPISKATASLFTIEDVEHFTGIQISDEKQLSFAMCENCCKTLENSTSFRRTCTNNDVIFKQLFSILVESVGADINLK, from the exons ATGGGGGAATCAGTGAGTGAAATTTCCAATATTTGCCGGTTTTGTCTGTCTCAAGATGGATTAATACCTATTTCGAAAGCTACCGCTTCCCTTTTCACCATCGAAGATGTAGAACACTTCACTGGCATTCAG atcTCCGATGAGAAACAGCTATCGTTCGCAATGTGTGAAAATTGCTGCAAAACGTTGGAAAACTCGACTTCCTTCCGCAGAACATGTACCAATAATGATGTGATATTCAAGCAGCTCTTTTCTATACTCGTCGAAAGTGTAGGTGCCGAT ATCAATTTAAAATAG
- the LOC131285892 gene encoding zinc finger protein-like, giving the protein MTAVSLEISNICRFCLCQDVNFLVSLEKLIDTKFTIGDIEYCTGVRIPEEETCIYAICETCSHSLATSVSFRFLCLKSNILFNQLFSESNDRHNVEESNSTDDSDHAKVATLEIEILVPDDQVINNTVEYLSNDEGDFDQQSFGSVDEWSLVEPNLAAIDELVSPSKAAETRGSIEAVRKSKPKNLSKPSKEKKSSNVLGKSKKLCGVCGAMVYDLKNHIRIHSKEKLLSCSLCNAKMADRSNLFRHVQAVHAKKVLKTCELCDKGFTSSNSYISHMQSQHGIGKTYECKICLKSFKHPSNYKDHFNRLHHVKLDYKCRVCGKLFKDRISLKTHRKVHSASKPFGCDECSKRFKTRYSRNTHQLTHSGIRYSCTLCTKSYKYKNLLRNHCKKQHSSVEPAQTVDTEQITV; this is encoded by the exons ATGACTGCCGTTTCACTagaaatttcaaacatttgtaGGTTTTGTTTGTGCCAAGATGTGaattttttggtttctttagAAAAGCTGATCGATACGAAATTCACCATAGGAGATATAGAATACTGTACTGGCGTTCGG ATCCCGGAGGAGGAAACATGCATTTATGCGATTTGTGAAACTTGTTCCCACAGTTTAGCAACATCAGTGTCCTTCCGTTTCCTGTGCTTGAAGAGTAATATTCTTTTCAACCAGCTGTTTTCTGAATCTAACGATAGGCATAACGTCGAGGAATCCAATTCTACAGACGACAGTGATCATGCTAAAGTTGCTACGCTGGAGATAGAAATTCTTGTACCAGATGACCAAGTCATTAACAACACTGTAGAGTATCTCTCAAATGATGAGGGTGATTTTGACCAACAATCATTTGGCAGTGTTGACGAGTGGAGTTTGGTCGAACCAAACCTTGCAGCAATCGATGAACTTGTATCACCATCAAAAGCTGCCGAAACCCGCGGCTCTATTGAAGCAGTTcggaaaagcaaaccaaagaACCTAAGCAAACCTTccaaggaaaagaaatcgaGTAATGTGTTaggcaaaagcaaaaagcTGTGTGGTGTTTGTGGAGCCATGGTTtacgatttaaaaaatcacattCGAATTCATAGCAAAGAAAAACTACTCTCTTGCTCACTTTGCAATGCTAAAATGGCTGATCGCTCCAATCTGTTTAGACACGTTCAAGCGGTACATGCAAAGAAGGTTCTCAAAACTTGCGAGCTATGCGACAAAGGATTTACTTCATCCAATTCGTACATATCGCACATG CAATCGCAGCACGGAATCGGCAAAACTTATGAATGTAAAATATGTCTCAAATCATTCAAACATCCCTCAAACTATAAGGATCACTTCAACCGACTTCATCATGTTAAGCTGGACTACAAATGCCGAGTTTGTGGAAAGTTATTCAAAGATAG aatCAGTCTAAAAACACATCGCAAAGTACATTCTGCATCGAAACCCTTTGGCTGTGACGAATGTTCGAAACGATTCAAAACTCGTTATTCCAGAAATACGCACCAGCTTACACACAGTGGTATTCGATACTCCTGCACGTTATGCACTAAATCGTACAAGTACAAAAATTTACTCAGAAATCACtgtaaaaaacaacattcttCTGTAGAACCGGCGCAAACCGTAGATACTGAACAAATAactgtttga
- the LOC131286635 gene encoding sphingolipid delta(4)-desaturase DES1-like, producing the protein MGQRVSRTDFEWVYDDQPHTRRRQEMVKKYPQIKKLFGPDPQFKYVVSAMVLTQIFMLYVMQNQSWPMIVLVAYCFGGVINHSLMLANHEISHNMAFGYARPLANRYFGMWCNLPIGVPMSVSFKKYHNLHHRHLADDDLDPDVPTVLEAKLFCTTFGKFIWVCLQPFFYGLRPLFVNPLPVTKLEIINTVVQLTFNTLVVLVFGWRMMAYLLIGSVLAMGLHPVAGHFIAEHYMFAKGFETYSYYGPLNWITFNVGYHNEHHDFPAIPGSRLPELKKIAPEYYETMPQHTSWTRVLYDFITDPAVGPYARIKRKSLDKPKAKPMETINLVHDSWKHDVDQKKR; encoded by the coding sequence ATGGGGCAGCGTGTTTCTCGAACGGACTTTGAGTGGGTGTACGATGATCAGCCGCACACCCGTCGCCGGCAGGAAATGGTGAAAAAGTATCCGCAGATAAAAAAGCTATTCGGACCAGATCCACAATTTAAGTACGTGGTATCCGCGATGGTGTTGACGCAAATCTTCATGCTGTATGTGATGCAAAACCAGTCCTGGCCAATGATCGTATTGGTGGCTTACTGTTTCGGTGGCGTTATCAATCATTCGCTGATGCTTGCTAACCACGAAATTTCCCACAACATGGCTTTTGGGTATGCGCGTCCCCTAGCCAACCGGTACTTTGGAATGTGGTGCAATCTTCCCATTGGTGTACCAATGTcggtttcatttaaaaaataccacAACCTGCACCACCGCCATCTGGCCGATGACGACCTCGATCCGGACGTACCGACCGTATTGGAGGCCAAACTCTTCTGCACCACGTTCGGCAAGTTTATCTGGGTGTGTCTGCAGCCCTTTTTCTACGGATTGCGCCCACTTTTTGTGAACCCACTGCCTGTGACGAAGCTGGAAATCATCAATACCGTTGTCCAGCTTACGTTCAATACGCTAGTTGTGCTTGTTTTCGGATGGCGGATGATGGCGTACCTGCTCATCGGTTCCGTACTGGCCATGGGATTACATCCCGTTGCCGGTCATTTTATCGCTGAGCATTATATGTTTGCGAAAGGGTTTGAAACGTATTCCTACTATGGACCGCTCAACTGGATCACATTCAACGTTGGATATCATAACGAGCATCATGACTTTCCGGCCATCCCTGGTAGCCGGTTGCCCGAATTGAAGAAAATAGCCCCTGAATATTACGAAACTATGCCGCAACACACTTCCTGGACGCGGGTTCTATATGACTTCATCACCGATCCTGCAGTGGGACCATATGCTAGAATTAAACGGAAGAGTCTCGATAAACCGAAAGCGAAACCTATGGAAACGATCAACCTGGTACATGATTCATGGAAGCACGACGTGGATCAGAAGAAAAGATAG
- the LOC131285890 gene encoding zinc finger protein 14-like — protein MVMAESMGEIANICRFCLSQDGLIPISKATTSLFTIQDMEHFTGIQIADEEQLSFAMCENCCKTLENSVTFRSTCINNDVIFKQLSSISFESVLGEEKDERLTVGSEVQIKIEESLIDELSSSTNESEDSNGMMACPTNEKYAQHSKGTVKKEISGDKRTKSPELNPTKISAFGENDKIQKRKRGRRRVHEKNLCTFCGKFVTNIFSHYREQHTKEKLYDCPYCPIKMTSSGNMKKHIALVHEKKITKTCEVCGKGFVHRATYLSHMMAEHSIGKTYECKECSKTFQQVVSYRRHVNRWHKPLKNYACNICNMTFNLKVTLNGHQRVHSNEQPYVCRTCPKRFKSTSARRAHELTHTGIRFSCELCDKSYRYKGLLNMHYKKDHNGAIPSESSNHGDDR, from the exons ATGGTTATGGCGGAATCAATGGGTGAAATCGCTAATATTTGCCGGTTTTGTTTGTCTCAAGATGGATTAATACCTATTTCGAAAGCTACCACTTCCCTTTTCACCATTCAAGATATGGAACACTTCACTGGCATTCAG atCGCCGATGAAGAACAGCTATCGTTCGCAATGTGTGAAAATTGCTGCAAAACGTTGGAAAACTCGGTTACTTTTCGCAGTACCTGCATTAATAACGATGTGATATTCAAACAGCTCTCTTCTATATCCTTTGAGAGTGTGTTAGGCGAAGAAAAAGATGAACGTTTAACAGTTGGAAGTGaagttcaaattaaaatagaagAATCTCTTATTGATGAATTGTCATCAAGCACGAATGAATCAGAAGATTCAAACGGAATGATGGCATGTCcaacaaacgaaaagtacGCTCAACATTCGAAAGGAACagtgaaaaaggaaatatCTGGCGATAAACGCACCAAGTCGCCAGAGCTAAATCCAACAAAGATTTCAGCATTCGGTGAGAACGATAAAAttcagaagagaaaaagaggaagaagaagagtaCATGAAAAGAACCTCTGTActttttgtggaaaatttgtgACCAACATCTTTAGTCACTATCGAGAACaacatacaaaagaaaaactttatgATTGTCCATATTGCCCTATAAAAATGACAAGCTCTGGAAACATGAAAAAGCACATAGCGTTAgtgcatgaaaagaaaataactaaAACTTGTGAAGTATGTGGAAAGGGGTTTGTCCACAGAGCAACATACTTGTCTCACAtg ATGGCAGAACATAGTATTGGTAAAACATACGAATGCAAGGAATGCTCGAAAACGTTCCAACAGGTAGTTTCTTATAGAAGACATGTCAACAGATGGCACAAGCCATTAAAAAATTATGCTTGTAATATTTGCAACATGACTTTCAATCTAAA AGTAACACTCAATGGCCATCAACGCGTGCATTCCAACGAGCAGCCTTACGTATGCAGAACCTGCCCGAAGCGTTTTAAAAGTACTAGTGCTAGGAGAGCACACGAATTAACGCACACTGGAATTCGATTTTCATGTGAACTCTGTGATAAATCGTACAGGTATAAAGGTCTTCTTAATATGCACTATAAAAAGGATCATAATGGCGCGATACCTTCAGAAAGCAGCAATCATGGTGACGATAGGTGA